The DNA window CCCGACCCCATTCCGAACTCGGAAGTTAAGCCCTCCAGCGCCGATGATACTGCGGTTCTAACCGTGGGAAAGTAGGACGCCGCCAGATCATCTCTCAATACCAAAAACGCCCGCTTAGTTTGCTAAGTGGGCGTTTTTGCGTTTAAACGCTGAGTATGAAAGAAGAAACATTCTAGCGTGAAGACCTCCATTACTAAATGCGTGGAATCAACTCGTCCAGCAAAGACGAGAGGCGCGCGCTGATGTCCTTCCCCACGGAAATGATTTCTTCAAGAGAAGTCGGTGCCATGCAGTCTGGAAGGTTTTTGTTCGTGAGACATGATAGGCCAATGATTTCCATGCCCATCTGTTTGGCGGCGATGGTCTCCAAGACCGTGGACATGCCGATGGCATCCGCGCCGAGTCGGCGAAACATTCTGGTTTCAGCTGGGGTTTCCAGGCTGGGACCGAGAATCCCGATGTAAACTCCGTCTTGAAGCCGTTGGCCCAATTGGAGTGCGGTAGAGTGGGCCAAGGCGGCCAGCCGTGGAGAAAAAAGTTGACTCATGTCTGGGAAAAGGGGCTCACCGTAGTTGAGGCCGACTAGCGGGTTGCGTCCCGTAAGATTGATCTGGTCGCTTATGACCATGATTTCTCCGGGTTGGCAAAGAGGGTTGAGGGCACCGGCTGCGTTGGTTATGATAATTTTTTTGACCCCCAGCAGCCCCAAGGTGCGTAAACCAAAACAAACTTCATCCGGCGTATAACCCTCGTAGAGATGAAAGCGGCCCTGGAGGGCCAATACGGGGACATTCCGGACTCGCCCCGCGCAAAACCTGCCAACATGACTTTCCACGGTGGCTTTGGGGAATCCTGGGATCTGCTTATAGTCGATGGCGAGAAAATCATGTAGAGATTCTACCCATTGACCAAGACCGGTCCCGAGGATAATGCCAACCGGAGCTTGTTGGTAAGAAATGAGACGTGAGGAAAGGGCTTCGGCGGCTGTACGCTCTCGTGCGAATACGTTTGTGGCCATGTTTGTAGTAGCTCCTGTTGCGCTTCATTTTACGGATTTTTGGAGGTTTGTATAGTTATCGTGCGCATCTACGACCTCGTCCAATTCATCTTGATCATAAGGGACGGAAAAAGCAATGGATAAAACGACACTATTTGGTATCATTGCCGGCACGTCCTTGATCATGGCCGCAATTATGCTCGGTGGCGCCATAGACTCCTTTCTTAATGTTCCCGGATTTATGATCGTGGTCGGTGGAACTTTGGCCGCCATATCCGTCAACTACCCCTTTCACGACATTGTCCAGGCGCATGCGGCGGCCTATAAAATTTTTATTTCGCGTAAGGTGCGTGAGATTGACGTTGTGAATACGATGGTCAAGATAGCTGATATCAGCCGCAGGGAGGGATTGCTGGCATTGGAGAATATCAAAACCGAAAATTTGATTCTCAAAAAGGCTTGCCAGCTGATCGCCGACAACGCCGATCCGATGATGATTCGCGAGATGTTGGCTATCGAAATTGCATCCTTACGACGACGTCACCACATTGTGCAAGATGTTTTCAAGCGAATGGGGGCGTATGCCCCTTCCTTTGGAATGATTGGAACATTGATCGGTCTCGTGCAGATGTTGGCTTCCCTGCACGACCCGTCATCCATCGGCCCGGCAATGGCCGTGGCCTTGCTGACGACATTTTATGGAGCCATGATGGCCAGCTTGTTGTTTTTGCCGATTGCTGGAAAATTGCGGAGCCGGAGCCAGGAGGAAATTCTCCATCTGAACATTATTTTCGAGGGGGCGAAATGCATTCTCGAAAATAATAATCCCCGGCTCGTCTACGAAAAACTCTCCTCTTTCGTTCCTCCCAAGGATCGTCGCAGTGAACGCTGATTTTCAAACTTCATCCCAAAACATCTCGAGCTTGGAGTCCGAACTCGACGAGAATGGTGAGGGTGAAAAAGACTGGATGGTGACATTCACGGACATGTGCTTGTTGCTCCTGGTTTTCTTTATTTTGCTTTTCACCATGTCTACTTTTGACGACAATCGTTTTGAGGAGACCTTTTACTCCGTGCGCATGGCTTTGGGTGATGCCATGGGGGGGACGCTTGGAGCGGATAGAATCCCCGCCGAGGACATCGGCGTGTTTATTGATCAGGCGATGATGCACAGGCAGGTAGTTGAAAATCAGCGCCGCATTTTTTCAGATTTCCGGTACTACCAAAATACCAAAGGGTTGGAAGGAGTTGTCGGGGCCGTATTTGATGAGGGAACGATTACTTTGCGGGTGCCGGGGGATGTTTTATTCGGGCTGGGTCAGGTCAACTTGACTCCCGAAGG is part of the Desulfonatronum sp. SC1 genome and encodes:
- a CDS encoding purine-nucleoside phosphorylase; its protein translation is MATNVFARERTAAEALSSRLISYQQAPVGIILGTGLGQWVESLHDFLAIDYKQIPGFPKATVESHVGRFCAGRVRNVPVLALQGRFHLYEGYTPDEVCFGLRTLGLLGVKKIIITNAAGALNPLCQPGEIMVISDQINLTGRNPLVGLNYGEPLFPDMSQLFSPRLAALAHSTALQLGQRLQDGVYIGILGPSLETPAETRMFRRLGADAIGMSTVLETIAAKQMGMEIIGLSCLTNKNLPDCMAPTSLEEIISVGKDISARLSSLLDELIPRI
- a CDS encoding motility protein A, with the protein product MDKTTLFGIIAGTSLIMAAIMLGGAIDSFLNVPGFMIVVGGTLAAISVNYPFHDIVQAHAAAYKIFISRKVREIDVVNTMVKIADISRREGLLALENIKTENLILKKACQLIADNADPMMIREMLAIEIASLRRRHHIVQDVFKRMGAYAPSFGMIGTLIGLVQMLASLHDPSSIGPAMAVALLTTFYGAMMASLLFLPIAGKLRSRSQEEILHLNIIFEGAKCILENNNPRLVYEKLSSFVPPKDRRSER
- a CDS encoding flagellar motor protein MotB, giving the protein MNADFQTSSQNISSLESELDENGEGEKDWMVTFTDMCLLLLVFFILLFTMSTFDDNRFEETFYSVRMALGDAMGGTLGADRIPAEDIGVFIDQAMMHRQVVENQRRIFSDFRYYQNTKGLEGVVGAVFDEGTITLRVPGDVLFGLGQVNLTPEGRRVIAELKDFFIRYHDQTINIRGFTDDIPPRSGGRFEDNWEISALRAVNVLRYLMELGIEPVRLTSTGLADMYPLFPNTTDDNRSRNRRVDFVLEKRIGN